TCGAGCCGCGGGCGTCCATCGTCTCGACGCGGAGCGGAAGCGCCGAGTCCGACCCGTCGAGTCCGGGGAGTCGATCGGTGACCGCGAGCGCGCTGGCGCCCGTCAGTCCGAGGCCCGCGAGCGCGGTCACGACTCGGCGGCGGTTCATCGGTCCCGGACGGTCGCGAGGTCTTCGATGATCGCTTCGGCCCTCGGCTGTTTCGTCCGGTAGGCCCGCTCGACGTAGCCGTCGGCGTTGACGAGGAACGTCAGGGCCGAGTGCCTGAACATATACATCTCCATATCCTCGGGATGGGTCCGCTGGAAGGTCACGCCGAACTCCTCCGCGACGACGGACTCGGCCCGCGATTCGGATTCGGGACGGAGGAAGTGCCAGTTGCCCGCGTCCATCGCGACGTTCATCTGCTCGCCGTAGGCCCGGAGGCGCTCGGCGTCGTCGCGCTGGGGGTCGAACGTCGTCGGGAGGAACGTCACCGCGTCGGCGTAGCCCTCCTCGATCGCGTGGGTCTGGACGCTCCGCATCGTCTGTATCAGAACAGGACAGACCGTGTTGCAGTGGCTGTAGAAGAAGGTGAGAAGCGACGGCGTCTCGACCTCGCGGGTCGACACCTCGGTCCCCTCGATCGGCGCCGGGAGCGTCACGTCGGGGACGCGCTGGCCCCACGCGGGGTACGGGAGGTCCTCGCTCGTGTACTCGCGATCGGGCTCGGGGAGCGCCACGTCGGGGTTGTCGTCGCCGAGGCCCAGACAGCCGGCGGTGCCGACCGCGCCGCCAACGCCGATCCCGCCGGCCGCGCCCCTGAGGAAGGTCCGTCGTCGCATCTTGGTCGAGCGGAGTTCGACCTTCGGGGGCATAAGCGGACGGATCGGTTCTCAGCGTCTGGGTATCGGGTGGCTCCCCTCGCCGATCGCCGTTCGCGAACCTCGGGACCTCACGGCCGCCAGTCGAGGAGCGCCGCGGCGACGAACACCGCCAGCCCGCCGAGGAAGAAGAGGAGTCCGGGCTCGGCCAGGAGGAGCACGCCGCGGACGAGCGGATGCGACGGCGCCGCGCCGAGGCTCGCCGGCTCGAAGAGCGACGCCGCCGGGCCGCCGAGGAAGCGCTCGGCGCCGACCTGGACCGCGAGGCTCGTCAGCGCGAGGACCGCGACGCCCGTCGCCCAGTCCGCGAGCGAGCGCCGGAGCGCCCCCTGCTCGGCCGACGAGGCGTCGCCGACCAAGACGATCGGGTCGGCCGCGGGCCCGTAGACGGTCATCTCGTTGCCCTTCTCGGAGAGGCGCGTCCCGACCGACTCGACGACGCCGGCCGACTGGAGCTTCGAGAGGTGGTAGTGGACGTTCTGGACCGACGTGTCGAGGTCGCGGGCCAGCTCCGAGGGCGGCGCGGGCTCCCGGTGCAGCGCGCTGTACAGCTCGCGGGCGGTCTCCGAGCCCAGCGCGTCGACCAGTTCGCCCGCGTCGTCGTCCGCGACGTCGACGACCGCCGGGGACGCGTCCGGCGCCCGCGTGCGGTCCCCCAGCCTGGCGATCGGGGATGACATACGCGACCATAGCGCCACCGGGCACATCAAGGTCCGCGTAGCTCAAACGCGCGTTTGAACGCTCCGAGAGCGGCTTCGAGAGTCGTCGAGGCTACCGCGAACGGGCGCGCTGGACCGCGGCGACGGCGTCGAGCCGACCCCATCCCGAGGCGAGGTCGGTGCCGGGGCGGCCGACGTCGCCGGCGGACGCGCGGAGCGCCGTCACGACGTCCGCGGGCGAGAGCGACGGCGCCGCGCCGCGGAGCAGGGCGACCACCCCGGCCGTGCGGGCGGCCGCGGCCGACGTCCCGGGGCTGCCGTCCGCGATCCAGGGACGCGGCGGCGCGACGACGTCGACGCCGGTCCCCCCCTCTCGGGTCGGTCCGCGGCCGCTGTACGGGGCCACGGCGTCGGCGGTCGTCGCCGTGGGCGAATCGGCGACGGCGGCCGGCGAATCCCCGTCCGTGACGCCGACGCCGACGACCCCCGGGACGCTCGCGGGGACGGCGATGCTCCCGAGCGGCCGCGCGGGCGAGAGCGCGTGCGTCGGCGTCGTGACCTCGATCCGCCCCGTTCGGGCGCCGCCCGTGGACCGGGCCGCCGCGGCCGGCCGCACGACGAGCGCGTACGTGCCGTCGTCGAGGTCGGCGACAAGGCGCTGTCCCGCCCGCGACGCGGCGGGCTGGGAGACCGCGACGAGGTTCCACCGCTCCCCGTCGTCGACGGCGCGCAGCAGCGCGAGCGTGAGGTCGGTCCGGACCTCAGCGTCCGCGACGAGCCAGGCGACGAACCGGCCGCGGACGGAGCCCGCGCCGGCGCCGTCGGCGGAGAGCGGGCGAACCCCCAGTCGCGTCGGGTCGGCGTCGCCGTCGGCGGCGACCGCCGCGAGCGGGCCGCGCCAGTGGCCGAGCGCCGCGTTCCCGGTGGGCGCGACGACGGTAGAGCCCGCCCCGATCGCGCGCCGGACCGCGCGGTAGACGTCCGTGCCCGGCCTCGCGACCGCGCCGTGGGCCGCGACCGGCGCCAGAATCACGTCCGTCCCGCGCTCGCGACACCACTCGACCGCGTCGACGAAGGCCGACTGCTCGCGGAAGGACGCGAGCGAGAGGGCGGCGTCGGGCGCGAG
This is a stretch of genomic DNA from Halobellus sp. MBLA0158. It encodes these proteins:
- a CDS encoding ArsR/SmtB family transcription factor, whose translation is MSSPIARLGDRTRAPDASPAVVDVADDDAGELVDALGSETARELYSALHREPAPPSELARDLDTSVQNVHYHLSKLQSAGVVESVGTRLSEKGNEMTVYGPAADPIVLVGDASSAEQGALRRSLADWATGVAVLALTSLAVQVGAERFLGGPAASLFEPASLGAAPSHPLVRGVLLLAEPGLLFFLGGLAVFVAAALLDWRP
- a CDS encoding SCO family protein; amino-acid sequence: MRRRTFLRGAAGGIGVGGAVGTAGCLGLGDDNPDVALPEPDREYTSEDLPYPAWGQRVPDVTLPAPIEGTEVSTREVETPSLLTFFYSHCNTVCPVLIQTMRSVQTHAIEEGYADAVTFLPTTFDPQRDDAERLRAYGEQMNVAMDAGNWHFLRPESESRAESVVAEEFGVTFQRTHPEDMEMYMFRHSALTFLVNADGYVERAYRTKQPRAEAIIEDLATVRDR
- a CDS encoding S8 family serine peptidase — translated: MTDGRDDEGFRISRRRALAVGGAAALSLASARRLPRFDAAGDPSDDGGGRGGSDVDDEPIARIHDAGVAGAGVDVAVLDPTGFDPTHDVLADAVADIRQFGPDRAVVDRTTHGTAAAAAVARLAPDAALSLASFREQSAFVDAVEWCRERGTDVILAPVAAHGAVARPGTDVYRAVRRAIGAGSTVVAPTGNAALGHWRGPLAAVAADGDADPTRLGVRPLSADGAGAGSVRGRFVAWLVADAEVRTDLTLALLRAVDDGERWNLVAVSQPAASRAGQRLVADLDDGTYALVVRPAAAARSTGGARTGRIEVTTPTHALSPARPLGSIAVPASVPGVVGVGVTDGDSPAAVADSPTATTADAVAPYSGRGPTREGGTGVDVVAPPRPWIADGSPGTSAAAARTAGVVALLRGAAPSLSPADVVTALRASAGDVGRPGTDLASGWGRLDAVAAVQRARSR